The DNA region CCAACCCTGACCTCTgatctctaaccctaacctctgacatctaacctctaaccctaacctctgacatctaacctctaaccctaacctctgactCCTAACCTCTGacatctaacctctaaccctaacctctgaccctaacctctgacccctaaccctaacctctaaccctaaactctgactcctaaccctaaccctaacctctgaccctaaccctaaccctaacctctaacactGACCTCtggactctaaccctaaccctaacctctgaccctaaccctatccctaacctcTAACACTGACCTCtggactctaaccctaaccctaacctctgaccctaaccctaacctctaacactGACCTCtggactctaaccctaatctctgatctctaacactaacccctgactcctaaccctaaccgctGACTCCTAACCATAACCTCTGACTCCTAACCCTAATCTCTAAACTCTGacatctaaccctgacctctgatCTCTAATCCTTTTCTCTGACCTCTAATCGTAACCTCAGACCTCTAATCCTAACCTCTgatctctaaccctaacctctgactcctaactctaaaccctaacctctgatctctaaccctaacctctgactgctaaccctaacctgtaacctctaatctctaaccctaacctctaatctctaaccctaacctctaatctctaaccctaacctctaatctctaaccctaacctctaatctctaaccctaacctctgatctctaaccctaacctctgatctctaaccctaacctctaacctctgacctctaactctAACCTCTAATCTCTAACCGTAACCtctgactgctaaccctaacctctgactCCTAACTCTAAACTCTAACCTCTGACCCTCAAccgtaacctctgacctctaactctaaccctaacctctgaaccctaacctctgacccctaaccctaacctctgacccctaatcctaacgtctgacccctaaccctaacctctgaccccaggCCTGTAAGCTGTTGACGGGGGCATACTTCACCGGTCTCTACAGCAGTATGATGCTGctcacctctaaccctaacctctgacccctaaccctaacctctgacccctaaccctaacctctgaccccaggCCTGTAAGCTGTTGACGGGGGCATACTTCACCGGTCTCTACAGCAGTATGATGCTGCTGACCTCCATGACGGTGTACCGCTGTGTAACAGTCGTCGCGTCCCGCTGGACCGTCGTTCCCCGGAGACGACTGAGGTACGCAATGGCCGCCTTCACGGCATCATGGGTAGTCAGCCTGGCAGCCTCCCTCAGTGATGTCATATCCTCCCAGGTACAGGAAGAGGAAAACGGGACAAGAAAATTCACCTGTGAGATCTCACCTGGAACTACGGACGAGGAGGTGGGTTACAGTCCTGTAGAACAaaagagaaatgtcctctcactgtttaCTGCTCCCAGTAgggatctcctctctctctctctctctctctctctctctctctctctctctctctctctctctctctctctctctctctctctctctctctctctctctctctctctttctctctctctctctctctctctctctccctctctctccctctctctccctctctctctgtatctctctctctctctctctctctctctctctctcgctctctcgctctctctctctctctttctgtcctccagaAGCTGGATATTCATATattacccatctctctctgtcccccaacaGCTGGGCTACTACCTGCAGGTTTCCCTGCTCTTCGTCCTCCCTCTAATCATCATCATCCTCTGCTACAGTGCCATTCTCAGGACGGTCCTGGTAACTGCGACCAGGAGACGGCACCGCACAGTGCTGGTGGTCTTCTGTATCGTGGTTGCGTTCTTCGTCTGCTGGGCGCCGTACAACCTAATCGTCTTCGTCATGTCTGTCTACACACCTGTAGACTGTGGGGTCAAGCAGCTGCTGCATGTTGTGTACGTTGTGTGTCGTATTGTGGCCTACGCCCACTGCTTCCTGAACCCTGCTCTCTACATGCTGTCTCACTCCTTCAGACGACATCTCTGGTCGCTGTTGTGCTGTctgatgggggaggagaggggagggcaggggggaggaggggagaggagtgtggGACACAGTACGCACCACATCACGACTAGACCAACAGGACCAGCTGTGGTGCTTCAGGGCCCCATAGACAATAACTATACAGCTACATGGACGGAGCTAAGATCGGTGCAGGAATGAACTATGGAACTTTCTCACTGACTTTCTATTGGAAAAGGTTTTTTTCCTGCCCTTTCTAATGGTTAGAAAAGGCCATGTTTAAAGCTTTGGATATGAGGAATGAGGAAGTGAGATTagccaaaacaaaaacatttgaatCCCTGGATATGAATCTGTGATACACAGAATGTGAACCCTGTGTTCAGTCCAGAATGATTCTGTGAATAAGTCTATGCTATCTTCATACAATATGAAGAATATCTATGTTTCATGTAGAATATGTGAAATACTATATTATCGATGGTGGACGTAAACCTGATgctatgtgtggtgtgtggtggtatGCTAACTAAATAAAAAGATCTGTGTGCACAAGTAGCAGATGTCTTTTTTTGCCTTtggtttgggttaggtttagggttagactagacctgtttggatgctgtcttgggttaggtttagggttagactagacctgtctggacgctggcttgggttaggattagggttagactagacctgtctggatgctggcttgggttaggtttagatttagactagacctgtctggatgctggcttgggttaggtttagggttagactagacctgtctggatgctggcttgggttaggtttagatttagactagacctgtctggatgctggcttgggttaggtttagggttagactagacctgtctggatgctggcttgggttaggtttagggttagactagacatgtctggatgctggcttgggttaggtttagggttagactagacctggctggatgctggcttgggttaggttaagggttagactagacctgtctggatgctggcttgggttaggtttagggttagactagacctgtctggattctggcttgggttaggtttagcgttagactagacctgtctggattctggcttgggttaggtttagggttagactagacctgtctagattctggcttgggttaggtttagggttagactagacctgtctggatgctggcttgggttaggtttagggttagactagacctgtctggcttgggttaggtttagggttagactagacctgtctggacgctggattgggttaggtttagggttagactagacctgtctggacgctggcttgggttaggtttagatttagactagacctgtctggatgctggcttgggttaggtttagggatagactagacctgtctggacgctggcttgggttaggtttagggttagactagaccagtctggatgctggcttgggttaggtttagatttagactagacctgtctggatgctggcttgggttaggtttagatttagactagacctgtctggatgtt from Salvelinus fontinalis isolate EN_2023a chromosome 26, ASM2944872v1, whole genome shotgun sequence includes:
- the LOC129823612 gene encoding chemokine XC receptor 1-like; the encoded protein is MYTSAMNLSESWKTMVNETSSVNDSSYTDEDYGDKQLILLCDEVGGLEDVTAGCLLVIFLLSVTGNGLLLVALCRYEDLRRVTNLFIINLLISDLLFTLTLPFWAVYHLSHWMFGDLACKLLTGAYFTGLYSSMMLLTSMTVYRCVTVVASRWTVVPRRRLRYAMAAFTASWVVSLAASLSDVISSQVQEEENGTRKFTCEISPGTTDEELGYYLQVSLLFVLPLIIIILCYSAILRTVLVTATRRRHRTVLVVFCIVVAFFVCWAPYNLIVFVMSVYTPVDCGVKQLLHVVYVVCRIVAYAHCFLNPALYMLSHSFRRHLWSLLCCLMGEERGGQGGGGERSVGHSTHHITTRPTGPAVVLQGPIDNNYTATWTELRSVQE